In a genomic window of Candidatus Hydrogenedentota bacterium:
- the lpdA gene encoding dihydrolipoyl dehydrogenase produces MGQQTHDVVIIGAGPGGYVAAIRAAQLGLNVACVELEKALGGTCLRIGCIPSKALLESSEHFVAAKHELKTHGVGVGEVMLDLDTMMKRKDGIVRQLTKGIEGLFKKHTITRYEGRARIAGLNKVIVESAERVELVAKHIVIATGSKPATIKGVEFVADRIGSSTEALSYTEVPGHLVVIGAGYIGLEMGSVWQRLGAKVTVLEYLDRILPGMDLELAREAEKVFKKQGMEFRLGSKVVGATVEGNKCTVVIEGSAPIMCDRVLVAVGRTPNTVDIGLETVGVETDARGFISIDEHFATSAPGVYAIGDIVRGPMLAHKAEEEGVACAEHIAGGYGHVNYDCIPGIVYTHPEIATVGKSEEQLQEAGIAYRKGVFPFMANARAKALGSTEGRVKILADAQTDRVLGVHVIGPRAGDLIAEAAIAMEFGASSEDIARTCHAHPTLSEAVKEAALAVAGREINI; encoded by the coding sequence ATGGGCCAACAGACACATGACGTCGTCATTATCGGGGCGGGGCCCGGGGGCTACGTCGCCGCGATCCGCGCCGCGCAGCTCGGTCTGAACGTCGCCTGTGTCGAACTCGAGAAAGCCCTTGGCGGCACCTGTCTGCGCATTGGGTGCATTCCGAGCAAGGCGCTCCTGGAATCCAGCGAACATTTCGTCGCGGCCAAACATGAACTGAAGACGCATGGCGTTGGCGTGGGCGAGGTCATGCTCGATCTCGATACGATGATGAAACGCAAGGACGGAATCGTCCGTCAACTCACCAAGGGCATCGAAGGGCTTTTCAAGAAGCACACTATAACGCGGTACGAAGGCCGCGCACGAATTGCCGGGCTCAACAAAGTGATTGTCGAGTCGGCCGAACGTGTCGAGTTGGTGGCGAAGCATATCGTCATCGCGACGGGCAGCAAACCCGCTACCATCAAAGGCGTCGAATTCGTCGCCGATCGAATCGGGTCGAGCACCGAAGCGTTGTCATACACTGAAGTGCCGGGGCACCTCGTCGTCATCGGCGCGGGGTACATCGGTCTCGAAATGGGTTCCGTGTGGCAGCGGCTCGGCGCGAAGGTCACCGTGCTCGAATACCTCGATCGAATCCTTCCGGGCATGGACCTTGAACTCGCGCGCGAAGCGGAGAAAGTGTTCAAGAAGCAGGGGATGGAATTCCGGCTCGGCAGCAAGGTTGTTGGCGCAACGGTCGAAGGCAACAAGTGTACCGTGGTTATTGAAGGCAGTGCGCCGATTATGTGTGACCGTGTGTTGGTCGCCGTTGGGCGTACGCCGAACACAGTAGACATCGGGCTGGAAACTGTCGGGGTTGAGACGGACGCGCGCGGGTTCATTTCAATAGACGAGCATTTCGCGACCAGCGCACCGGGCGTTTACGCGATTGGCGACATCGTGCGCGGACCGATGCTTGCGCACAAGGCGGAAGAAGAAGGCGTCGCCTGCGCCGAACACATCGCCGGCGGATACGGACACGTGAATTACGACTGCATTCCCGGAATCGTGTACACGCACCCGGAGATCGCCACCGTCGGCAAGTCCGAAGAACAACTCCAGGAAGCCGGCATCGCCTACCGGAAAGGCGTGTTCCCCTTTATGGCAAACGCGCGCGCGAAGGCGCTCGGCAGCACCGAGGGCCGCGTAAAGATTCTCGCCGACGCACAGACCGACCGCGTACTCGGGGTACACGTCATCGGTCCCCGCGCGGGCGACCTCATCGCCGAGGCGGCAATTGCGATGGAATTTGGGGCATCGAGCGAAGACATCGCACGGACATGTCACGCCCATCCGACGCTGTCGGAAGCAGTTAAGGAAGCTGCCCTCGCCGTCGCTGGGCGCGAAATCAATATCTAG
- the lspA gene encoding signal peptidase II → MKSIPLKLRAVLVLLIVVASVGCDQATKHIATDRLKSSGKIEVAGKFFALQYAENEGAFLSLGATLPRAARFWIFTVFTSVVLVALTYYVFMSAELRGPDVVAIALLLSGGIGNMIDRIANDGIVVDFMVMEVWGPIRTGVFNVADLAVMVGVFLLFGARLFAPRKQEGEAAHGPTDT, encoded by the coding sequence ATGAAGTCGATTCCATTGAAACTGCGTGCGGTCCTCGTGTTGTTGATAGTCGTCGCGTCCGTTGGCTGCGATCAGGCCACGAAACACATCGCCACGGACAGGTTGAAATCCTCGGGAAAGATCGAAGTTGCCGGAAAGTTCTTCGCGTTGCAGTACGCGGAAAACGAGGGAGCGTTCCTAAGCCTTGGCGCAACGCTACCCCGCGCGGCGCGTTTTTGGATATTCACGGTATTCACGAGCGTCGTGCTCGTTGCGCTCACGTACTATGTCTTTATGAGCGCGGAGTTGCGAGGACCGGATGTCGTTGCGATCGCGTTGTTGTTGAGCGGCGGGATCGGAAACATGATCGACCGAATCGCCAACGATGGCATTGTCGTCGACTTTATGGTGATGGAGGTCTGGGGGCCGATCCGCACGGGCGTGTTCAACGTTGCTGATCTGGCGGTAATGGTGGGCGTGTTCTTGTTGTTTGGTGCACGGCTGTTCGCGCCGCGCAAGCAGGAGGGGGAAGCTGCACATGGGCCAACAGACACATGA